The Papaver somniferum cultivar HN1 chromosome 3, ASM357369v1, whole genome shotgun sequence genome includes a region encoding these proteins:
- the LOC113358695 gene encoding signal recognition particle subunit SRP72-like translates to MAPKAKEKPKTSPQQPTAEIEDLFTTLNRHVQNSEFEKAVKVADQVLAISPGDEDALNCKIVGLIKADNIDLALSTIQSLKHVSADLGFYKAYCLYRQNKLDEAMESLSSLERTSVTMQLESQILYRLGKLETCMDLYQKLQNLKIDSLEINIVAGLVSAGRASEVQGTMNALKVKPNSSFELAYNNACSLIERQKYVEAEQQLLSARRIGQETLMEDNWADDEIEMELAPIAVQLAYVRQLLGHPQEAIETYVDIITRNLSDDSSLAVAINNLIALKGPKDASDGLRKLDKLIEKGNAAHGFQLARGLDLKLSSRQKEAIYSNRVLLLLHASRVDQARELVTAFSEMFPGSVMPTLLQAAVFIKENKAVKAEEILGQFANKFPEKSKVALLARAQIAAAANHPKIAADSLSRIPDIQHMPATVATLVSLKERDGDIDGATTVLDSAITWWSNAMSDDNKLDVIMQEAARFKLKHGREEEAARLYEDLFKSHKSVEALVGLVTTVARADVDKAETYEKKLKPLPGLKGVDVDSLEKTSGAKHVENNADLRIVEDEEAKGKAKSKKKRKRKPKYPKGFDPNNPGPPPDPERWLPKRERSSYRPKRKDKRAQIRGSQGSVSRDKQDTNTAASSSSNSSNSKSKPNQATATKPAAEQSKPSSSRSSKKKSRR, encoded by the exons atggcTCCCAAGGCGAAAGAGAAACCTAAAACCTCACCACAACAACCAACTGCGGAAATCGAAGATCTCTTCACTACTCTAAACCGCCATGTCCAAAATTCAGAGTTCGAGAAAGCTGTAAAAGTTGCAGATCAAG TTCTTGCAATTTCTCCTGGTGATGAGGATGCTTTAAACTGCAAGATCGTAGGTCTGATTAAAGCTGATAATATAGATCTTGCTTTGTCAACTATACAGTCTTTGAAACATGTTTCGGCCGATTTGGGATTTTATAAG GCATATTGTCTATACAGACAAAACAAGCTGGATGAAGCTATGGAGTCCCTATCAAGTCTGGAGAGGACCTCCGTGACCATGCAATTAGAATCTCAGATTCTTTATCGTCTGGGGAAACTGGAGACTTGTATGGATCTCTATCAGAAGCTTCAAAATCTAAAGATAGACTCCTTAGAAATCAATATTGTGGCTGGTTTAGTATCTGCTGGAAGAGCTTCTGAAGTTCAAGGGACAATGAATGCGCTCAAAGTTAAACCCAATAGCAGCTTTGAACTGGCGTATAATAATGCTTGTTCTTTGATCGAGAGGCAAAAATATGTGGAAGCGGAACAACAGTTGCTTTCAGCTAGAAG AATCGGTCAAGAAACACTAATGGAGGACAATTGGGCTGATGATGAGATAGAAATGGAACTTGCTCCTATAGCCGTACAGTTGGCTTATGTTCGGCAG ctgcttggacACCCACAAGAAGCCATTGAAACTTACGTGGATATCATTACTCGAAACCTAAGCGATGATTCATCACTTGCGGTGGCAATAAACAACCTTATTGCGCTGAAGGGTCCAAAGGATGCATCTGACGGCCTTAGAAAACTTGATAAGCTGATAGAGAAAGGTAATGCAGCACATGGGTTCCAGCTTGCTCGAGGGCTTGATTTGAAGCTATCCTCGAGACAGAAAGAGGCAATATACTCTAATCGTGTGCTTCTACTACTACACGCATCAAGGGTAGATCAG GCTCGAGAACTTGTGACTGCTTTTTCAGAGATGTTCCCAGGTAGTGTGATGCCAACACTTCTTCAAGCCGCGGTGTTCATTAAAGAGAACAAAGCCGTGAAAGCTGAAGAGATCCTTGGCCAGTTTGCCAACAAATTCCCAGAGAAGTCAAAGGTGGCCCTCCTTGCACGTGCTCagattgctgctgctgccaaccATCCTAAGATAGCTGCAGATTCACTATCCAGGATTCCTGATATACAACACATGCCAGCTACTGTCGCCACACTTGTCTCACTGAAAGAACGAGATGGGGATATTGATGGTGCAACCACAGTTCTTGATTCTGCTATTACTTGGTGGTCTAATGCCATGAGTGATGATAACAAGCTTGACGTGATCATGCAAGAAGCTGCAAGATTTAAGCTCAAGCATGGGAGGGAAGAAGAGGCAGCCCGCTTATACGAGGATTTGTTTAAGAGCCACAAAAGTGTCGAGGCTTTGGTTGGGTTGGTTACCACAGTTGCACGAGCGGATGTGGATAAGGCAGAAACCTACGAGAAAAAGCTAAAGCCGTTGCCAGGGCTTAAAGGAGTGGATGTGGATTCTTTGGAGAAAACATCTGGCGCTAAGCATGTTGAGAATAATGCTGATTTGCGTATTGTAGAAGATGAGGAGGCAAAGGGCAaagcaaaatcaaagaaaaagagaaagagaaagccCAAGTACCCTAAAGGGTTTGATCCTAATAACCCAGGCCCCCCACCGGATCCAGAGCGATGGTTGCCTAAGAGGGAGAGGTCTAGTTACAGGCCTAAGAGGAAGGATAAAAGAGCTCAGATTAGAGGTTCTCAGGGTTCAGTGTCTAGAGACAAGCAGGACACAAATACTGCAGCATCCAGCAGCTCTAACAGCAGCAATTCGAAATCAAAACCTAACCAGGCAACAGCTACAAAACCAGCTGCAGAGCAGTCCAAGCCTTCTTCATCAAGGTCATCAAAAAAGAAGTCAAGACGCTAA